In the genome of Anaerolineaceae bacterium oral taxon 439, the window CGCGGCATACTTTCGCTTTGACAAAATAGATTTTCGCATTTTCGTACCTCGCGTTCCATAGAACAAAATAAATCGAAGCACCCTTTTGGAGAGGAAATACTATTCAGGAATCGAGTCAGATAACTTCGAAGGGCTATATATGTCTATAAGTTATTTTACGCGTTGAAGACGAATGATGCAAGTAAAAAATCTGAAAATTGAAAAAAGCAAGCTGGATCCTGTCTGACGTCCGAATTTTGCAGTTCTTAAAAAAGGCGGCGCCTCGTTAAAACAGCGAGGCGCCGCCTTTCAGATCTCCCTTTATCCGGCGTTCGAAACCGAGGTTACCATGAACCCCGCGGAGGCGATCGCCAGCTTGACCGCCTCAACGTCCGGCGCGTCCTGATAGCTGACGACGGCTTCGCGCCGCGCTAAATCGACTTTGGCCGCGTGCCCCGGAACCGCGTTGATCGCCCGCGTCACGTTTTCCTGGCAGCGGGCGCAATGCATTCCGGAAATCCGGATGATAAACGTTCCGGAAACGCGGGTCAGCTTCTTCGCCGGTACCCGTTTCGCCGCCCCTTCGCAGCAGCTCTTTTTCCCGCTCAGGCGCCGCAGAAACGAGACCAGACAAAGCGCGGCCAGCGCCGCCAGAGCCAGGACGACCAGAACCGTAACCCATCCGTCTTTCATCTCTGAACCACCTCCCAGAATACGATCGGACGGGAGATCCGCCCGCCGCCGGCGCACCCACGGCACTTATCGCATCCGCAGGCGCAGTCAGCCGCGTCAAAAACGGTTTTTTTTACATACCCGAAGCGCGCGTAATACTCTAATCGCGCCTCGATCATCTCCGTCGAGAGCGACGTCCGCCGGACCAGCTCCGGCGTCGATATCGTTCCACAGCTTCGCAGCGTCTCCAACAGCGATTCCATCGTCCATTCGCCTTTCAGCTCAGAAAAACAGCCCCGCGACATGATACGTTATCATCGACAAAATCAACGCGGTCGCGATATAGTACAGCGCAATTTTCAGCGTCCAGCCCAGCGAATGGGTTTCCTGATACGTCGACGACAGCGCCATGACGCAGGGGACGTTAAACGTCACCGCGACCATAAACGCCAGCGCTTCCGGCTTCGAAATCGCGCTGCTTACGAGCGAACTGAGGTTGGCGTCCTTCGCCGCGGTCCCGACCGTCGAAGCGAAAATACTTCCCGACCCGGCGAAAATCGCGCTGAGGACGCCGAGGACGGCTTCTTTCGAAACCATCGACGCGACGAACGCAAGGAACGTCTGCCACCCCAGCCCAAAGATCCGGGTAACCGGTTCGATCGCCTTCCCGATCAGGTACAGGAAGCTGCCTTCGACGTTTCCGTCCGACGAATACGACATGAAGTAGAAAATGACCGAGACGATAAAGACGACAGCGAACGCCTTCTTGAAAACCTCCCAGACGCGGTTCAGCGTCATCCGGAACATCGCGCCCCAACGCGGCTTATGATACGGGGGGAGCTCCATGATCAGGCCGGTCCGCTCTTTAACCGGGTTCAGCGTCCGCCCGAAGATTTTCGCGGTAATGAAAATATGAACGAACATGATCGCAAACAGCAGGAGCATAACAAGAATACTCCCCCAGCCGAAGAACGCTGACGCCAGCGTCGGAATGACCGCGAACGTCGCGCCGCAGGGGACGGCCCAGACCAGCGCGATCGTCAGGATCCGCTGGCCCCAGGAGTCGACGACCCGCGTTCCCGCCGCCCCGCCGATCGTGCAGCCGACGCTGATCAGCATCGGCATTACCGATTTACCCTGAAGCCCAAGCTTATACATCGCGTTGTCAAAGACGTAAGAGACCCGCGCCATGTAGCCGATTTCCTCGATCAACCCGAAAACGAGATTGACTCCGAATACGAACCCCAGCATGGAAAGCGTCCAGGAGAGGGACAACACGAGCGTGCTCTTGATGAAAGAAATCAGGCTCTCGGCAACGCCAAGACCGGCCAATTTTTCGACGAGACCGCCTAAGAGCGGAGGAATCAGCGCCGAAAGCCCCATAATCGGCGCGGCAACGATCATCGACCCGATCAGGCCGAGAATAATCAGTCCGATCGCGATCGGCTTCCCCCAGAACGGATGAATCGCGGCGCGGTCAAACCGGGTCAGCAGCCGCGACGGTTCTTTCGTCTTAACGATCACGCCGTCCAGGACCGACTCGATCCAGGCAAATTTACAATCCCCCGCGTACAGCGGGCCGTCCTTCGCAGATTCGATCAGCGCGCGCACCGCTTCGTTCCCGGCCTTGACCGCGATTTTCGCAGCGACGACTTCGTCCTGTTCAAGGAGTTTTATCGCCAGCCATTCCTTCGAGAACCGGTCCATCCCGCCGTCCGGCGCGAGGGCGAGCGCTTTCTCATAGAGCCCCTTCGACGATCCTTCGGCGAAAAACCGGTACAGGCTCTTCGCATCGAGCGTGACCGGACGGTCCAGCGCGGCGTCGAGCTTCTCGAAAAAATCCTGGTACGTTCCCTTGTCAGGGGCGACGATCGCGGCGACCGGGATATTCAGCCGCTTCGAAAGCAGCTCAACGTCGATCTTCTTCCCCTGATCCGCGGCGACATCGATCATCGTCAGAACAAGCAGGACCGGCGTCCGGATCCCGGCGATATCGGCGAGCATGAACAGATTTCTTTCCAGCTGGGAAGCGTCGGCCAGGACGCAGACCAGATCCGCGCCGCCGCCGGCGATCGTATCCCGGGTAATGATTTCTTCATCGGAGTTCGCGGAAAGGCTGTACGAGCCGGGAAGATCGGAAACGAGGTACCGCCTTGAACCTCGGGAGAAAGAACCTTCTTTCTTCTCGACCGTCTTTCCCGGCCAGTTGCCGACGTGCTGATGCGCCCCGGTCAGCGTATTAAACAGCGTCGATTTTCCCGAATTCGGCTGGCCCAATAACGCGATCTGAATCTCATTTGCCATTTTACAATACCTCCACCAGGATATGATCCGATTCCGCGCGGTTCAACGCGATCATCGTGTCGCGGCCATAAACGAGGAGCGGACAGGATTTCACATTCTGCATCATTTCAATTTCACAGCCTACGTTCAATCCGATCGAAGTAATCCGCGAAAGATAGCGTCTTTCGCCGGACAGCTCCGCGATCCTGGCTTTTCCGCCGGTTTCCAATTTTGTCAAAGGTATCATATATCGTCTTTTATCCTTTCCTATGCCCTGGTTCCCGGGCAAATCGGGAATTTAATTCCTGAACGTCATGGGAGCGCGAATAAAAACCCTCCGAAGGAACGATCGGACGCGTCAACGGCGTTCCAACCGGCATCCTTGAGTTAGCCATAACTACGCCCGTTAAATATACCACCATTCAGATATTCCGGCAGTATATTCATTTACAGAAGTCAAAACATGGAAAAATAGCGGGACGAAATCGCTCGTCCGCTTCGCTTACTCCGCCCGGTACAGCTCGTCCAGCCGGGAGACCATGCGGTCGATCGAATAAAAATTCTGGATCCGCGTCCGAGCGGCCGTTCCGACCGCCGTGCGCTCCTTGGCCGGGAGCGCGAGAACGCGGCGGAGCGCGTCCGAAAGATTTTCCCCGTCGCGAACGATCTCTCCGCCGTATTGAACGAGCTCAGCGCAGTCGCCGACGTCCGTCGCGATACAGGCGCAGCCGCAGCTCATCGCTTCGCCGAGCGCCAGCGGAAAAGCTTCGCTGATCGAAGGCAGCACGAAGATATCGATTCCGTTCAGGATTGCGGCGACATCCCGCTGTTCGCCGAGGAGGATCAGCCGCGATTCGATTCCCGCCTCGCGGACCCAGCCCATCAGGACGTCGTTCCCCGCGTCCATTCTCCGCCCGGCCAGAAGCAGCCTGACATCCGGCCGATCCGCCGCTGCGTCTCGGAACGCACGGATAAGGCCCTGATGGTTCTTCTGCGGATCGAAGCGGGCGACGTTCCCGATAATCAGGTCGCTTTCGCTGATTCCATGCGCTTCGCGAAAGCGCTTCCGCTTTTCCGCGTCCGGGGCGAAAACGGCCGTATCGAATCCGTTCGGGACGAAGGCGATTTTATCGGCGCGATAGCCGCGCTGAACGTGAAGCGCCGCCGCGGTCCGGGAACAGGATAATATTTTCCGGGGAAGCCGCCCTGATAAAAACGCGAGCGCGCGAACGACGATCCGGGTCGAAGCCTTCGCCTCAGGGCTGAATTCGGAGTTATGCAGGCTCCAATAAATCGGGACATGCGTCCGGATCGCGGCCAGCGACGCAAGAAAATCGGCATGGTAGAGCCAGCTATGGATCAAGTCAGGCTGAAACGCGTCCACGCAGCCAATCAGCCGCGCCAGAGCGGAAAAACTGAACCGCCCCGGACGCATGTTCAGGCAGACGACATTAAAACCACCGGCACGGAGCGTTTCAACGAGCGGGCCACCCCCGCTTAAACAGACGACCTCGGACGTAACCTGATACAGCGCGAGTTTAGGGAGAACCCGGGTCAGCATGACTTCAGCGCCGCCAACGTCAAGATCGGTAATTACATGCATCACGCGAAGAGGTGCGTTCGGTTCGTTCATATTCCAATTATAGCCGCGCCGCGGAAGAGAAGGCAGGGCGGGCTGTCAATCTTCCAAAGCGGACGCGAGCTGTTCCCGCCAATCCGGGATCCGGAGCCCGAACGCGCGCTGAATTTTATCGGTATTCAGCGCGGAATACGCCGGACGGACCGCCGGCGTCCGGAAATCGGCCGTCCGCGCCCGTTCAATCCGGACGGAACGTCTTACGCTGAGGGGGGCCCGCTGAAAGACAGCCTGCGCCCATTCGTAGCGCGACGCCGCCCCGGCGGAAGACAGGTGGAAAACGCCATGATATCGCTTCGCCCAATCGGCGAGCCGTTCCTCCGGATATTCGAGCCCGGCCTTCGCCAGAAGCTGCGCCAGCGCGTCGGCGACGAACCGGCTCCAGGTCGGGTTCCCCACCTGATCGTCAACCACGCGGACAACGTCGTGCGTTTCCATCCATGAACGCAGCTTTAAGACAAAGTTATTTCCACGATCGGAATACAGCCAGGCTAAACGGAATACGATCGACGCTTCGGATTCGCATAAAACGTTTTCCTCGCCGCGAAGCTTGGACGCACCGTACCGGTTCACGGGGTTGGGCCGGTCCGTCTCCAGATACGGCTCGCGTTTCTCTCCGTCGAAAACGAAATCGGTCGAAAAATGGATCATGCCGATTCCCCGCGCGGCGCATTCCGCCGAAAGCATTCCCGGCCCATCCGCGTTGACCGCGAACGCCGCCGGCGTTTCGCTCTCGGCCCGGTCGACGTCGGTATACGCGGCGGCATTGATCACGAACGAAGGCTGAACGCTGTCGAGCGTCTTTTGGATACACGTCCGATCCGTAATATCCAGCGCCGGATACTCGGCCGCCGTTATCGGACAAAACGAAATCAGGCTGCGGCGAAGCTCATAAGCGAGCTGGCCGGATCGACCAACGATCAGGATCGGTTTCCCCATCAGCTATTCTCGTTCCCCGCGACTTTCTCCAGGTAGGACCGGAAAGATAAATCGACCGTTTTCCCGGCTAATTCGAGGAGCTTCGCACGATCGATAAAGCGCATCCTGAACGCGATTTCCTCAGGACAGCTGATCCGCATCCCCTGCCTGGATTCGATCGCCTGAACGAAAAGCCCGGCCTGAAGAAGGCTGTCGTACGTTCCAGCGTCCAGCCACGCGATCCCGCGCCCCATGACTTCGACCGAGAGCGATCCGTTCTCTAAATAGATTCGATTTAAATCGGTAATCTCGAGCTCGCCGCGCGCCGACGGCTTCAGTCCGCGCGCGAACGCGCAGACGCGATGGTCATAAAAATAAATTCCTGGAATCGCGTAATTCGACTTCGGATTCTCCGGCTTCTCCTCAAGCGACGTCGCCCGTCCGGCCTGATCAAAGCTGACGATTCCGTACCGTTTCGGATCGGAAACCTCGTAAGCGAAGATCCGCGCGCCGGACGTCAGCTTCGCCGCCGAACGCATCCGTTCCGGCAGCGTCGTCCCATAAAAGATATTGTCGCCGAGAACCAGCGCGGCGCTCCCGCCGTTCAGGAACGCTTCGCCGATGATAAACGCCTGCGCCAGTCCGGCCGGCTCGGCCTGTTCCGCGTATTCGAACGTCATCCCCCATTGCGAACCGTCGCCCAGCAGTTTTTTAAACAGCGGCAGGTCCTCCGGCGTGCTGATGACCAGGACTTCACGAATCCCCGCAAGCATCAACATCGAGAGCGGATAATAAATCATCGGTTTATCGTAAACCGGAAGAAGCTGCTTGCTGACCGACAGCGTCAGCGGATACAGCCGGGTCCCTCTTCCGCCGGCAAGGACGATACCTTTCATCGCTGCGGCCCTGCCTCTTCGGGTTCCCTCGCGCCCGTTTCCGCGGCGTTCCCGCGCCCGGAATAGTTCCGCTCGACCCAATCCGAATAGGCCTTCCCGGAGAGAATCCCGCTGAGCCAGGCGCTGTTGGAGATATACCAGTCTACCGTTGCGGCAAGGCCTTCTTCGAGACAATGTTTCTGCGTCCAGCCTAACGTCCGCCTGATCTTCCCGCTGTCGATATCGTAGCGGAAATCGTGGCCGGGACGGTCCTGGACGAAAGTAATTAAATCAGCGTAGGAAGCCCCGTTCGCGCGCGGACGCTTCCGATCCAGAATCGAACAAATCGATTCAACGATCGACAGGTTGGTCGGCTGGTTATCGCCGCCGATACAGTACGTCTCGCCGGGCGTCCCCTGATCCGCGATCCGATAGATCGCGTCGCAATGATCCCCGACATACAGCCAGTCGCGGATCTGATCCCCTTTCCCGT includes:
- a CDS encoding glucose-1-phosphate thymidylyltransferase; this translates as MKGIVLAGGRGTRLYPLTLSVSKQLLPVYDKPMIYYPLSMLMLAGIREVLVISTPEDLPLFKKLLGDGSQWGMTFEYAEQAEPAGLAQAFIIGEAFLNGGSAALVLGDNIFYGTTLPERMRSAAKLTSGARIFAYEVSDPKRYGIVSFDQAGRATSLEEKPENPKSNYAIPGIYFYDHRVCAFARGLKPSARGELEITDLNRIYLENGSLSVEVMGRGIAWLDAGTYDSLLQAGLFVQAIESRQGMRISCPEEIAFRMRFIDRAKLLELAGKTVDLSFRSYLEKVAGNENS
- a CDS encoding FeoA domain-containing protein gives rise to the protein MPLTKLETGGKARIAELSGERRYLSRITSIGLNVGCEIEMMQNVKSCPLLVYGRDTMIALNRAESDHILVEVL
- a CDS encoding ferrous iron transport protein B translates to MANEIQIALLGQPNSGKSTLFNTLTGAHQHVGNWPGKTVEKKEGSFSRGSRRYLVSDLPGSYSLSANSDEEIITRDTIAGGGADLVCVLADASQLERNLFMLADIAGIRTPVLLVLTMIDVAADQGKKIDVELLSKRLNIPVAAIVAPDKGTYQDFFEKLDAALDRPVTLDAKSLYRFFAEGSSKGLYEKALALAPDGGMDRFSKEWLAIKLLEQDEVVAAKIAVKAGNEAVRALIESAKDGPLYAGDCKFAWIESVLDGVIVKTKEPSRLLTRFDRAAIHPFWGKPIAIGLIILGLIGSMIVAAPIMGLSALIPPLLGGLVEKLAGLGVAESLISFIKSTLVLSLSWTLSMLGFVFGVNLVFGLIEEIGYMARVSYVFDNAMYKLGLQGKSVMPMLISVGCTIGGAAGTRVVDSWGQRILTIALVWAVPCGATFAVIPTLASAFFGWGSILVMLLLFAIMFVHIFITAKIFGRTLNPVKERTGLIMELPPYHKPRWGAMFRMTLNRVWEVFKKAFAVVFIVSVIFYFMSYSSDGNVEGSFLYLIGKAIEPVTRIFGLGWQTFLAFVASMVSKEAVLGVLSAIFAGSGSIFASTVGTAAKDANLSSLVSSAISKPEALAFMVAVTFNVPCVMALSSTYQETHSLGWTLKIALYYIATALILSMITYHVAGLFF
- a CDS encoding dTDP-4-dehydrorhamnose reductase, producing the protein MGKPILIVGRSGQLAYELRRSLISFCPITAAEYPALDITDRTCIQKTLDSVQPSFVINAAAYTDVDRAESETPAAFAVNADGPGMLSAECAARGIGMIHFSTDFVFDGEKREPYLETDRPNPVNRYGASKLRGEENVLCESEASIVFRLAWLYSDRGNNFVLKLRSWMETHDVVRVVDDQVGNPTWSRFVADALAQLLAKAGLEYPEERLADWAKRYHGVFHLSSAGAASRYEWAQAVFQRAPLSVRRSVRIERARTADFRTPAVRPAYSALNTDKIQRAFGLRIPDWREQLASALED